The Apium graveolens cultivar Ventura chromosome 6, ASM990537v1, whole genome shotgun sequence genome contains a region encoding:
- the LOC141665068 gene encoding 5'-adenylylsulfate reductase 3, chloroplastic-like, whose protein sequence is MAFATVTSSSTAISASFEQTKVVQLGSYQPLDRTHSSTVLNLSRKRLSSIMALNAEPKRNDSVVASAAASLASEVVEKVEVEVEDYEKLARELENASPLEIMDKALEKFGNDIAIAFSGAEDVALIEYAHLTGRPFRVFSLDTGRLNPETYRLFDAVEKKYGIHIEYMFPDAVEVQALVRTKGLFSFYEDGHQECCRVRKVRPLRRALKGLRAWITGQRKDQSPGTRSEIPTVQVDPVFEGLEGGPGSLVKWNPVANVQGNDIWKFLRTMNVPVNSLHAQGYISIGCEPCTRPVLPGQHEREGRWWWEDATAKECGLHKGNIKDGNVNGNGNVAVQANGTTTVADIFNSQHVVSLTRPGIENLIKLEDRREPWLVVLYAPWCRFCQAMEGSYVELAEKLAGTGVKVAKFQADGEQKAFAERELQLGSFPTILFYPKHSSRAVKYPSEKRDVESLLAFVNTLR, encoded by the exons ATGGCTTTTGCTACTGTAACTTCTTCATCTACTGCTATTTCTGCTTCTTTCGAACAAACCAAAg TTGTGCAGCTGGGATCATATCAGCCGTTGGATCGGACTCATTCATCAACGGTCCTCAATCTCTCCCGGAAGCGTTTGTCGTCAATTATGGCTTTGAATGCTGAGCCGAAAAGGAATGACTCCGTTGTGGCTTCTGCTGCAGCCTCACTCGCTTCTG AAGTGGTGGAGAAAGTTGAGGTGGAGGTAGAGGACTATGAGAAATTGGCCAGGGAGCTTGAAAATGCATCACCGCTTGAGATTATGGACAAGGCGCTTGAGAAGTTTGGGAATGATATTGCAATCGCTTTCAG TGGTGCTGAGGATGTTGCTTTGATTGAATATGCTCATTTGACTGGTCGTCCATTCCGAGTGTTCAGCCTTGACACTGGAAGGCTTAATCCAGAAACATACAGGTTATTTGATGCAGTTGAGAAGAAATATGGCATTCACATTGAATATATGTTTCCGGATGCTGTTGAAGTTCAGGCCTTGGTGAGGACCAAGGGCTTGTTCTCGTTCTATGAAGATGGACACCAGGAATGCTGCCGTGTGAGGAAAGTAAGACCTTTAAGGAGAGCCCTTAAAGGCCTGCGAGCGTGGATTACTGGGCAAAGAAAAGATCAGTCACCAGGAACTCGATCTGAGATTCCAACTGTccaagtggatcctgtttttgaaGGGCTCGAGGGTGGACCTGGGAGTTTGGTGAAATGGAACCCAGTAGCAAATGTGCAAGGTAATGACATTTGGAAATTTCTCCGTACGATGAATGTACCTGTGAATTCATTGCATGCACAAGGATACATCTCCATTGGTTGTGAGCCATGCACAAGACCAGTTCTCCCAGGACAACACGAAAGAGAAGGTAGGTGGTGGTGGGAAGATGCGACTGCCAAGGAATGTGGGTTACACAAGGGAAATATTAAGGATGGAAATGTAAATGGCAATGGCAATGTAGCTGTCCAAGCGAATGGTACCACCACCGTCGCTGACATTTTCAACAGCCAGCATGTGGTTAGCTTGACTAGGCCAGGAATTGAAAACTTGATAAAATTAGAAGATAGAAGAGAACCATGGCTTGTCGTTCTTTATGCACCTTGGTGCCGATTTTGCCAG GCAATGGAAGGATCATACGTTGAATTGGCAGAGAAGTTAGCCGGAACAGGTGTGAAAGTTGCAAAATTTCAGGCAGACGGAGAACAAAAGGCATTTGCAGAGAGAGAATTACAGCTGGGAAGCTTCCCTACAATACTTTTCTATCCTAAACACTCATCCCGGGCTGTGAAGTACCCATCTGAAAAGAGGGATGTCGAGTCCTTGTTAGCATTTGTGAACACACTCAGATGA
- the LOC141664897 gene encoding rhamnogalacturonate lyase B-like, protein MSDCQLQELKDPGRLKEYQFWVPTDSNGKFTIKNVIPGIYALHGWVPGFIGDYLDQKLVTVTAGSETQLENLIYAPHRDGPTIWEIGYPDRTALGYYVPDVNPMYVNKLFLHSTEKYRQYGLWDRYTDMHPESDQAFTVGINDPKKDWFFAHVDRRVGEKYYPSTWRIKFNLKSVTTGIYKLRLATASVNRSDLEVHVNHRDNHHQVFQVQMLGMDNAVCRHGIHGLYRLFDIDISSELLTIGDNSILLTQAREGDALCGVLYDYLRLEAPVSNSGL, encoded by the exons ATGTCGGATTGTCAACTGCAAGAACTGAAGGATCCTGGCAGACTGAAA GAGTACCAATTTTGGGTGCCAACGGATTCCAACGGAAAATTTACCATTAAGAATGTTATTCCTGGCATATATGCGCTCCATGGTTGGGTTCCTGGTTTCATTGGAGACTATCTTGATCAGAAACTTGTTACTGTTACTGCAG GTTCAGAAACACAACTTGAAAATTTGATCTATGCTCCCCATAGGGATGGTCCAACTATTTGGGAAATTGGCTATCCAGACAGAACAGCTTTGGGTTATTACGTTCCTGACGTGAATCCAATGTATGTCAACAAGTTATTCCTCCACAGCACTGAAAA GTATAGGCAATATGGATTGTGGGATAGATACACAGACATGCACCCTGAATCTGATCAGGCTTTCACCGTGGGCATCAATGATCCAAAGAAAGACTGGTTCTTTGCCCATGTGGATAG GAGGGTGGGAGAAAAATATTACCCATCCACATGGAGAATTAAATTTAACCTAAAATCAGTGACCACTGGAATTTACAAGCTAAGATTAGCTACAGCATCAGTAAATCGTTCTGATCTCGAG GTTCATGTCAATCATAGAGATAACCATCACCAAGTATTTCAAGTTCAAATGTTAGGGATGGACAATGCTGTTTGTCGACATGGAATTCATGGACTCTATCGACTATTTGACATTGACATTTCATCAGAATTATTGACTATAGGAGATAACTCCATACTTCTAACACAGGCAAGGGAAGGAGATGCACTTTGTGGAGTACTCTATGATTATCTAAGGTTGGAAGCTCCGGTAAGCAATTCAGGACTATGA